Within Caldanaerobius fijiensis DSM 17918, the genomic segment TAAGGAAACCCCCTATGCCGAACAGCAACCCTCTTTCGTCATTTCCTGTGATGATAACACGCGGCATACAGCCTTGATCTCTGTTTATTTGAATAGAATAGCCTTCTGGTAAGATTTGTTCTGAATGCAATTGGTTTGAATCAACCTTCTTTATTTCTATGATCGGCAGCCCTTCTGAAGGCATGGATTTCACAAGCTGCATTTTCAGACCGGTGCGTTTTTTTATTTCATCTATCAACAAATCTATGGCTTTTTGATTCCTGCGGCTCATTTCCCCCGGACACAAAATCACCGCATTGCTTAAATCAAAAAAATTTATAGACATCCCTTCTTTCTTTAATTAAATTATTTAAGTTATCTGGCAAAAAACTTGGTTGTTTAACTTAAATTATACATACATATAAAAACGATTTCAAGTATCATCTTTCCATTTCTTCATGAAGAAACCGTAAAAGGTTTGATATATAAAACATAGATTGAAACTAACGAAGTGAATTAAGATAGAAAGCAATTTAAATGGAGATAAAACTATTTTAAACAAAAACAGGAGAAAAATGGAGATAAAGCGAGAAAATGCGAGCAATATTTAGAAAAACAAATAAATTAAGGAAAAACAAATAAATTTAGGTAAATACGAACTTTGAAAATGTTTTCAAAAAGTAATATTATAGTTTTGAAGAATTTACTAAAATTTAAATAAGGCAATTAGATAGGTAAAAGGTGGGTTTGGTATGTCGGATTATGAAATTGTTTGTTGGGCAGTCTGTGATTCCATGATAGCTGCACATTATCACGATGATGTAAAAGATAGGACAGTGGACATTTGCAACTATGTTAAAGGAACGTATCCAGCATATGCAGATGGCTGGGATGATATAATTAAGGGTATACAATTCGGTGTAAAAGATTCTCCAGTAAAACCGGCAAAATATCTAACGTATGGAGTATGTAGCGAAACAGCAATTAAATATCAATTTAATAATAATGCTCCCATATTGGCACGGTTACAACTTGACATTGGTAAACATGCTGTTGTATTAAGATATTATATTGACGGACCAAAGCCTGGAACAGAAATAACAGAGGATCAAGTTGGTTATAATGATCCTGCTGATGGTTCTCACATGGAATCATATAAACAATTTGTTTCAATGTGGTCTGACAGCTTAATATTTTCTTAGGGGTGTTAATTATGAAAAAAATAATGTGTTTAATTTTAACGGTGTTAATGGCATTTTCTCTTAGCATCAGTACCACATATGCCGCTAATGTACCTATGAAAGAAGTCATTGAAAAATTTGACGGTAATGTTGAAGAAAAAAATGTCGTTAAGGATAGTCTATTAAAGAGTGGAATGCAACCTTTAAAATATTTGATTAAATTTAAAAAAGACTTTAAGGTGATACAAAACACAGATGTAAGTTCAGAAGAGGACTTAATACTTGGCCAACCATATAAAGTTGTTGATTTTCCCTCGCCCACTCTTGATAATAATAGGGCGTGTTTTGAAGGCTTTATTAACGGAGAAAAAGTTATAGATATTTTGCAAAATGCACCTTATTATTATGAAGTTCCTGTTTTAACCAAGAAAAATAATACGCCTGTTTCATCTGTTCAGCTTAAAA encodes:
- a CDS encoding papain-like cysteine protease family protein yields the protein MSDYEIVCWAVCDSMIAAHYHDDVKDRTVDICNYVKGTYPAYADGWDDIIKGIQFGVKDSPVKPAKYLTYGVCSETAIKYQFNNNAPILARLQLDIGKHAVVLRYYIDGPKPGTEITEDQVGYNDPADGSHMESYKQFVSMWSDSLIFS